In Carya illinoinensis cultivar Pawnee chromosome 10, C.illinoinensisPawnee_v1, whole genome shotgun sequence, one DNA window encodes the following:
- the LOC122279284 gene encoding phytochrome E-like isoform X3 has protein sequence MGPGSREGGTVLSSSAASNIMKPNNNASTTNINDTRGKAIVQYNADARLMAEFEQSGVSGKSFDYSRSVLDDRQSVPEEKMNAYLSRIQRGGLVQPFGCMLAIEEPTFRIIGHSENCLELLGLDGEFESKEFQGLIGMDARTLFTPSSGASLAKAASSREISLLNPVWVYSRSIQKPFYAILHRIDVGIVIDLEPAGSGDPAFSLAGAVHSQKLAVRAISRLQSLPGGDIGVLCDTVVEDVQKLTGYDRVMVYKFHDDDHGEVVSEIRRSDLEPYLGLHYPATDIPQAARFLFKQNRVRMICDCHATPVSVIQSEELKQPLCLVNSTLRSPHGCHAQYMANMGSIASLVMAVIVNDKNSSKLWGLVVCHHTSSRYVSFPLRYACEFLAQAFGVQLYMELQQASQLAEKNILRTQTLLCDMLLRDAPSGIITQFPSIMDLVKCDGAALYYAGKCWQVGVTPTELQMKDIVEWLLNNHGDSTGLSTDSLAAAGYPGAALLGDEVCGMATARITSRDFLFWFRSHTAKEVKWGGAKHHPEDKDDGSKMHPRSSFKAFLEVVKSRSMPWEVSEINAIHSLQLILRDSFEAMEESGSTSLNNIQQNDTEIQWIDELSSVACEMVRLIETATVPIFGVDSDGLINGWNAKIAELTGLEASEATGKSLVNEVVHEDSRGTVENILCRALLGEEDRNIELKLRNFGLHEQKSVVYIVASACTSRDCANNLVGVCFVGQDVTREKVVTDKFIRLQGDYKAILQSLNPLIPPIFASDENACCSEWNAAMEKLTGWMRDEVMGKMLPGEIFGGFCRLKGQDTLTKFMILLYQGITGQDTEKSPFGFFDKNGKIVEVFLTTNKRSDAAGNVIGCFFFLQIVIPDLPQALEGSGKEDREYFSKLKELAYVRQGMKNPLNGIRFTHRLLKNTAVSERQKQFLDTSDACERQIMTIIEDMDFRRIQEGMTHPGEGIPSALIQDMFEEGNQWTTQEGLGLNLSRKLLSRMNGQVHYVREHKKCYFLIDLELKTGN, from the exons ATGGGGCCGGGAAGCAGAGAAGGAGGCACAGTCTTATCATCTTCAGCGGCAAGCAACATCATGAAGCCCAACAACAACGCCAGCACCACCAACATAAACGACACAAGGGGCAAAGCAATTGTTCAGTACAATGCTGATGCTAGGCTCATGGCTGAGTTTGAGCAGTCTGGTGTTTCGGGTAAGTCCTTTGACTACTCAAGATCAGTATTGGATGATCGACAATCTGTGCctgaagaaaaaatgaatgcGTATCTGTCTAGAATCCAAAGGGGTGGTCTAGTTCAGCCTTTTGGTTGTATGCTTGCAATCGAGGAACCCACTTTCAGAATTATCGGTCATAGTGAGAATTGCTTGGAATTGTTGGGTTTAGACGGGGAATTTGAGTCCAAAGAGTTTCAGGGTCTGATTGGAATGGATGCTAGAACCTTGTTTACGCCTTCTTCGGGGGCTTCATTGGCGAAAGCTGCCTCTTCTAGGGAGATTTCGCTGCTAAATCCCGTTTGGGTCTACTCTAGGAGTATCCAGAAGCCATTTTACGCTATACTACATCGAATTGATGTGGGAATTGTGATTGATTTGGAGCCCGCAGGGTCAGGTGATCCTGCATTTTCCCTGGCGGGGGCAGTGCATTCCCAGAAACTGGCTGTTCGGGCGATTTCTAGGCTGCAGTCACTCCCTGGGGGAGATATTGGGGTGTTATGTGATACAGTTGTGGAGGATGTTCAGAAGCTCACTGGGTATGACAGGGTTATGGTTTATAAGTtccatgatgatgatcatggtGAAGTTGTGTCTGAAATCAGAAGGTCAGACTTAGAACCCTATTTGGGCTTACATTATCCTGCCACGGATATCCCTCAAGCTGCTCGCTTCTTATTCAAGCAGAATCGAGTGCGAATGATTTGTGATTGCCATGCAACTCCTGTAAGTGTCATTCAAAGTGAAGAACTAAAGCAGCCTCTTTGTTTGGTCAACTCAACGCTTCGCTCACCACATGGCTGCCACGCACAGTACATGGCCAATATGGGCTCCATTGCCTCATTGGTGATGGCAGTTATTGTCAATGATAAGAATTCGTCAAAGCTCTGGGGGTTGGTAGTGTGCCACCACACTTCCTCCCGCTATGTCTCTTTCCCCCTTCGCTACGCATGTGAGTTCCTTGCGCAGGCATTTGGAGTTCAGCTATACATGGAGCTTCAACAGGCATCACAATTGGCAGAGAAGAACATTCTTAGGACACAAACCTTACTATGTGACATGCTCCTCCGGGATGCCCCATCTGGGATCATCACTCAATTTCCTAGTATCATGGATCTTGTTAAGTGTGATGGGGCTGCATTGTATTATGCTGGGAAATGTTGGCAAGTGGGTGTAACTCCAACTGAGTTGCAGATGAAAGATATTGTGGAGTGGCTGCTCAATAATCATGGAGATTCCACAGGACTGAGTACAGATAGTTTAGCTGCTGCCGGTTACCCTGGTGCTGCTCTGTTGGGTGATGAAGTTTGCGGCATGGCTACTGCAAGAATCACTTCAAGGGATTTCTTGTTCTGGTTTAGGTCTCACACTGCGAAGGAAGTAAAATGGGGAGGAGCCAAGCATCATCCAGAGGATAAAGATGATGGCAGTAAAATGCACCCTAGATCGTCATTTAAAGCTTTTCTTGAAGTAGTAAAAAGTAGAAGTATGCCTTGGGAGGTTTCAGAAATTAATGCTATTCATTCTTTGCAACTTATTCTGAGAGACTCATTCGAGGCTATGGAGGAAAGTGGTTCTACATCATTGAATAACATTCAGCAGAATGATACTGAGATCCAGTGGATAGATGAACTCAGTTCAGTGGCTTGTGAAATGGTTAGATTGATTGAAACAGCTACAGTTCCAATTTTTGGCGTTGATTCAGATGGTCTCATCAATGGATGGAATGCGAAAATTGCTGAATTGACAGGCTTAGAGGCTAGCGAAGCTACAGGGAAGTCCCTGGTCAATGAAGTTGTTCATGAGGACTCACGTGGAACTGTTGAAAATATTCTATGCAGAGCTTTGCTAG GTGAGGAGGACAGAAACATTGAGTTAAAGTTGAGAAACTTTGGGCTTCATGAGCAAAAGTCAGTTGTATATATTGTGGCCAGTGCCTGCACAAGTAGGGATTGTGCAAACAACCTTGTTGGGGTGTGCTTTGTGGGTCAGGATGTTACACGTGAGAAAGTTGTTACCGATAAATTCATCCGCTTACAAGGGGATTATAAAGCCATCTTACAAAGTCTTAATCCATTGATTCCTCCCATATTTGCTTCTGATGAGAATGCCTGCTGCTCTGAATGGAATGCAGCCATGGAAAAGCTAACTGGTTGGATGAGAGATGAAGTCATGGGTAAAATGCTTCCTGGGGAGATCTTTGGAGGATTCTGTCGGCTGAAAGGTCAAGATACACTAActaaatttatgattttattgtacCAAGGAATTACTGGTCAAGATACCGAGAAGTCACCTTTTGggttttttgataaaaatgggAAAATTGTGGAGGTATTCTTAACAACAAACAAGAGGAGTGATGCAGCTGGGAACGTAATTGGTTGTTTCTTCTTCCTGCAGATTGTTATACCTGACCTGCCGCAGGCTTTAGAAGGGAGCGGGAAAGAGGATAGAGAATACTTTTCAAAATTGAAGGAGTTGGCTTATGTACGACAAGGAATGAAAAATCCTCTGAATGGTATTCGCTTTACCCATAGACTTCTAAAAAATACAGCTGTTTCAGAACGTCAGAAGCAATTTCTCGACACTAGTGATGCATGTGAAAGACAGATCATGACAATCATCGAGGATATGGATTTCAGGAGGATACAGGAAGG AATGACACACCCTGGTGAAGGAATTCCTTCTGCTCTTATCCAAGATATGTTTGAAGAAGGAAACCAGTGGACAACACAGGAAGGCTTGGGGCTCAACCTGTCTCGGAAACTTCTTAGCAGGATGAATGGTCAAGTCCACTATGTTAGAGAGCATAAGAAATGCTATTTCCTCATTGACCTTGAACTTAAAACAGGGAATTAA
- the LOC122279284 gene encoding phytochrome E-like isoform X2, which translates to MGPGSREGGTVLSSSAASNIMKPNNNASTTNINDTRGKAIVQYNADARLMAEFEQSGVSGKSFDYSRSVLDDRQSVPEEKMNAYLSRIQRGGLVQPFGCMLAIEEPTFRIIGHSENCLELLGLDGEFESKEFQGLIGMDARTLFTPSSGASLAKAASSREISLLNPVWVYSRSIQKPFYAILHRIDVGIVIDLEPAGSGDPAFSLAGAVHSQKLAVRAISRLQSLPGGDIGVLCDTVVEDVQKLTGYDRVMVYKFHDDDHGEVVSEIRRSDLEPYLGLHYPATDIPQAARFLFKQNRVRMICDCHATPVSVIQSEELKQPLCLVNSTLRSPHGCHAQYMANMGSIASLVMAVIVNDKNSSKLWGLVVCHHTSSRYVSFPLRYACEFLAQAFGVQLYMELQQASQLAEKNILRTQTLLCDMLLRDAPSGIITQFPSIMDLVKCDGAALYYAGKCWQVGVTPTELQMKDIVEWLLNNHGDSTGLSTDSLAAAGYPGAALLGDEVCGMATARITSRDFLFWFRSHTAKEVKWGGAKHHPEDKDDGSKMHPRSSFKAFLEVVKSRSMPWEVSEINAIHSLQLILRDSFEAMEESGSTSLNNIQQNDTEIQWIDELSSVACEMVRLIETATVPIFGVDSDGLINGWNAKIAELTGLEASEATGKSLVNEVVHEDSRGTVENILCRALLGEEDRNIELKLRNFGLHEQKSVVYIVASACTSRDCANNLVGVCFVGQDVTREKVVTDKFIRLQGDYKAILQSLNPLIPPIFASDENACCSEWNAAMEKLTGWMRDEVMGKMLPGEIFGGFCRLKGQDTLTKFMILLYQGITGQDTEKSPFGFFDKNGKIVEVFLTTNKRSDAAGNVIGCFFFLQIVIPDLPQALEGSGKEDREYFSKLKELAYVRQGMKNPLNGIRFTHRLLKNTAVSERQKQFLDTSDACERQIMTIIEDMDFRRIQEGGLQLKMEEFLLGNVLDAVVSQVMILLKERNLKLFHEIPEEIKTLSLYGDQIRLQLILSDFLLNVVHHAPYPAGWVEIKVSPGPKLIQDGCEFIRIQFRMTHPGEGIPSALIQDMFEEGNQWTTQEGLGLNLSRKLLSRMNGQVHYVREHKKCYFLIDLELKTGN; encoded by the exons ATGGGGCCGGGAAGCAGAGAAGGAGGCACAGTCTTATCATCTTCAGCGGCAAGCAACATCATGAAGCCCAACAACAACGCCAGCACCACCAACATAAACGACACAAGGGGCAAAGCAATTGTTCAGTACAATGCTGATGCTAGGCTCATGGCTGAGTTTGAGCAGTCTGGTGTTTCGGGTAAGTCCTTTGACTACTCAAGATCAGTATTGGATGATCGACAATCTGTGCctgaagaaaaaatgaatgcGTATCTGTCTAGAATCCAAAGGGGTGGTCTAGTTCAGCCTTTTGGTTGTATGCTTGCAATCGAGGAACCCACTTTCAGAATTATCGGTCATAGTGAGAATTGCTTGGAATTGTTGGGTTTAGACGGGGAATTTGAGTCCAAAGAGTTTCAGGGTCTGATTGGAATGGATGCTAGAACCTTGTTTACGCCTTCTTCGGGGGCTTCATTGGCGAAAGCTGCCTCTTCTAGGGAGATTTCGCTGCTAAATCCCGTTTGGGTCTACTCTAGGAGTATCCAGAAGCCATTTTACGCTATACTACATCGAATTGATGTGGGAATTGTGATTGATTTGGAGCCCGCAGGGTCAGGTGATCCTGCATTTTCCCTGGCGGGGGCAGTGCATTCCCAGAAACTGGCTGTTCGGGCGATTTCTAGGCTGCAGTCACTCCCTGGGGGAGATATTGGGGTGTTATGTGATACAGTTGTGGAGGATGTTCAGAAGCTCACTGGGTATGACAGGGTTATGGTTTATAAGTtccatgatgatgatcatggtGAAGTTGTGTCTGAAATCAGAAGGTCAGACTTAGAACCCTATTTGGGCTTACATTATCCTGCCACGGATATCCCTCAAGCTGCTCGCTTCTTATTCAAGCAGAATCGAGTGCGAATGATTTGTGATTGCCATGCAACTCCTGTAAGTGTCATTCAAAGTGAAGAACTAAAGCAGCCTCTTTGTTTGGTCAACTCAACGCTTCGCTCACCACATGGCTGCCACGCACAGTACATGGCCAATATGGGCTCCATTGCCTCATTGGTGATGGCAGTTATTGTCAATGATAAGAATTCGTCAAAGCTCTGGGGGTTGGTAGTGTGCCACCACACTTCCTCCCGCTATGTCTCTTTCCCCCTTCGCTACGCATGTGAGTTCCTTGCGCAGGCATTTGGAGTTCAGCTATACATGGAGCTTCAACAGGCATCACAATTGGCAGAGAAGAACATTCTTAGGACACAAACCTTACTATGTGACATGCTCCTCCGGGATGCCCCATCTGGGATCATCACTCAATTTCCTAGTATCATGGATCTTGTTAAGTGTGATGGGGCTGCATTGTATTATGCTGGGAAATGTTGGCAAGTGGGTGTAACTCCAACTGAGTTGCAGATGAAAGATATTGTGGAGTGGCTGCTCAATAATCATGGAGATTCCACAGGACTGAGTACAGATAGTTTAGCTGCTGCCGGTTACCCTGGTGCTGCTCTGTTGGGTGATGAAGTTTGCGGCATGGCTACTGCAAGAATCACTTCAAGGGATTTCTTGTTCTGGTTTAGGTCTCACACTGCGAAGGAAGTAAAATGGGGAGGAGCCAAGCATCATCCAGAGGATAAAGATGATGGCAGTAAAATGCACCCTAGATCGTCATTTAAAGCTTTTCTTGAAGTAGTAAAAAGTAGAAGTATGCCTTGGGAGGTTTCAGAAATTAATGCTATTCATTCTTTGCAACTTATTCTGAGAGACTCATTCGAGGCTATGGAGGAAAGTGGTTCTACATCATTGAATAACATTCAGCAGAATGATACTGAGATCCAGTGGATAGATGAACTCAGTTCAGTGGCTTGTGAAATGGTTAGATTGATTGAAACAGCTACAGTTCCAATTTTTGGCGTTGATTCAGATGGTCTCATCAATGGATGGAATGCGAAAATTGCTGAATTGACAGGCTTAGAGGCTAGCGAAGCTACAGGGAAGTCCCTGGTCAATGAAGTTGTTCATGAGGACTCACGTGGAACTGTTGAAAATATTCTATGCAGAGCTTTGCTAG GTGAGGAGGACAGAAACATTGAGTTAAAGTTGAGAAACTTTGGGCTTCATGAGCAAAAGTCAGTTGTATATATTGTGGCCAGTGCCTGCACAAGTAGGGATTGTGCAAACAACCTTGTTGGGGTGTGCTTTGTGGGTCAGGATGTTACACGTGAGAAAGTTGTTACCGATAAATTCATCCGCTTACAAGGGGATTATAAAGCCATCTTACAAAGTCTTAATCCATTGATTCCTCCCATATTTGCTTCTGATGAGAATGCCTGCTGCTCTGAATGGAATGCAGCCATGGAAAAGCTAACTGGTTGGATGAGAGATGAAGTCATGGGTAAAATGCTTCCTGGGGAGATCTTTGGAGGATTCTGTCGGCTGAAAGGTCAAGATACACTAActaaatttatgattttattgtacCAAGGAATTACTGGTCAAGATACCGAGAAGTCACCTTTTGggttttttgataaaaatgggAAAATTGTGGAGGTATTCTTAACAACAAACAAGAGGAGTGATGCAGCTGGGAACGTAATTGGTTGTTTCTTCTTCCTGCAGATTGTTATACCTGACCTGCCGCAGGCTTTAGAAGGGAGCGGGAAAGAGGATAGAGAATACTTTTCAAAATTGAAGGAGTTGGCTTATGTACGACAAGGAATGAAAAATCCTCTGAATGGTATTCGCTTTACCCATAGACTTCTAAAAAATACAGCTGTTTCAGAACGTCAGAAGCAATTTCTCGACACTAGTGATGCATGTGAAAGACAGATCATGACAATCATCGAGGATATGGATTTCAGGAGGATACAGGAAGG TGGCCTGCAGCTAAAAATGGAAGAATTTCTATTGGGAAATGTTTTGGATGCCGTTGTCAGTCAAGTCATGATCTTGCTGAAAGAAAGAAACTTGAAGCTTTTTCATGAGATTCCAGAAGAAATAAAAACACTATCTCTGTATGGGGATCAAATTCGACTTCAGCTGATCTTGTCAGATTTcttgcttaatgtggtgcaccATGCACCATATCCAGCTGGCTGGGTGGAAATCAAAGTTTCACCTGGTCCGAAGCTGATACAGGATGGCTGTGAATTTATCCGCATACAATTCAG AATGACACACCCTGGTGAAGGAATTCCTTCTGCTCTTATCCAAGATATGTTTGAAGAAGGAAACCAGTGGACAACACAGGAAGGCTTGGGGCTCAACCTGTCTCGGAAACTTCTTAGCAGGATGAATGGTCAAGTCCACTATGTTAGAGAGCATAAGAAATGCTATTTCCTCATTGACCTTGAACTTAAAACAGGGAATTAA
- the LOC122279284 gene encoding phytochrome E-like isoform X1, translated as MGPGSREGGTVLSSSAASNIMKPNNNASTTNINDTRGKAIVQYNADARLMAEFEQSGVSGKSFDYSRSVLDDRQSVPEEKMNAYLSRIQRGGLVQPFGCMLAIEEPTFRIIGHSENCLELLGLDGEFESKEFQGLIGMDARTLFTPSSGASLAKAASSREISLLNPVWVYSRSIQKPFYAILHRIDVGIVIDLEPAGSGDPAFSLAGAVHSQKLAVRAISRLQSLPGGDIGVLCDTVVEDVQKLTGYDRVMVYKFHDDDHGEVVSEIRRSDLEPYLGLHYPATDIPQAARFLFKQNRVRMICDCHATPVSVIQSEELKQPLCLVNSTLRSPHGCHAQYMANMGSIASLVMAVIVNDKNSSKLWGLVVCHHTSSRYVSFPLRYACEFLAQAFGVQLYMELQQASQLAEKNILRTQTLLCDMLLRDAPSGIITQFPSIMDLVKCDGAALYYAGKCWQVGVTPTELQMKDIVEWLLNNHGDSTGLSTDSLAAAGYPGAALLGDEVCGMATARITSRDFLFWFRSHTAKEVKWGGAKHHPEDKDDGSKMHPRSSFKAFLEVVKSRSMPWEVSEINAIHSLQLILRDSFEAMEESGSTSLNNIQQNDTEIQWIDELSSVACEMVRLIETATVPIFGVDSDGLINGWNAKIAELTGLEASEATGKSLVNEVVHEDSRGTVENILCRALLGEEDRNIELKLRNFGLHEQKSVVYIVASACTSRDCANNLVGVCFVGQDVTREKVVTDKFIRLQGDYKAILQSLNPLIPPIFASDENACCSEWNAAMEKLTGWMRDEVMGKMLPGEIFGGFCRLKGQDTLTKFMILLYQGITGQDTEKSPFGFFDKNGKIVEVFLTTNKRSDAAGNVIGCFFFLQIVIPDLPQALEGSGKEDREYFSKLKELAYVRQGMKNPLNGIRFTHRLLKNTAVSERQKQFLDTSDACERQIMTIIEDMDFRRIQEGSGLQLKMEEFLLGNVLDAVVSQVMILLKERNLKLFHEIPEEIKTLSLYGDQIRLQLILSDFLLNVVHHAPYPAGWVEIKVSPGPKLIQDGCEFIRIQFRMTHPGEGIPSALIQDMFEEGNQWTTQEGLGLNLSRKLLSRMNGQVHYVREHKKCYFLIDLELKTGN; from the exons ATGGGGCCGGGAAGCAGAGAAGGAGGCACAGTCTTATCATCTTCAGCGGCAAGCAACATCATGAAGCCCAACAACAACGCCAGCACCACCAACATAAACGACACAAGGGGCAAAGCAATTGTTCAGTACAATGCTGATGCTAGGCTCATGGCTGAGTTTGAGCAGTCTGGTGTTTCGGGTAAGTCCTTTGACTACTCAAGATCAGTATTGGATGATCGACAATCTGTGCctgaagaaaaaatgaatgcGTATCTGTCTAGAATCCAAAGGGGTGGTCTAGTTCAGCCTTTTGGTTGTATGCTTGCAATCGAGGAACCCACTTTCAGAATTATCGGTCATAGTGAGAATTGCTTGGAATTGTTGGGTTTAGACGGGGAATTTGAGTCCAAAGAGTTTCAGGGTCTGATTGGAATGGATGCTAGAACCTTGTTTACGCCTTCTTCGGGGGCTTCATTGGCGAAAGCTGCCTCTTCTAGGGAGATTTCGCTGCTAAATCCCGTTTGGGTCTACTCTAGGAGTATCCAGAAGCCATTTTACGCTATACTACATCGAATTGATGTGGGAATTGTGATTGATTTGGAGCCCGCAGGGTCAGGTGATCCTGCATTTTCCCTGGCGGGGGCAGTGCATTCCCAGAAACTGGCTGTTCGGGCGATTTCTAGGCTGCAGTCACTCCCTGGGGGAGATATTGGGGTGTTATGTGATACAGTTGTGGAGGATGTTCAGAAGCTCACTGGGTATGACAGGGTTATGGTTTATAAGTtccatgatgatgatcatggtGAAGTTGTGTCTGAAATCAGAAGGTCAGACTTAGAACCCTATTTGGGCTTACATTATCCTGCCACGGATATCCCTCAAGCTGCTCGCTTCTTATTCAAGCAGAATCGAGTGCGAATGATTTGTGATTGCCATGCAACTCCTGTAAGTGTCATTCAAAGTGAAGAACTAAAGCAGCCTCTTTGTTTGGTCAACTCAACGCTTCGCTCACCACATGGCTGCCACGCACAGTACATGGCCAATATGGGCTCCATTGCCTCATTGGTGATGGCAGTTATTGTCAATGATAAGAATTCGTCAAAGCTCTGGGGGTTGGTAGTGTGCCACCACACTTCCTCCCGCTATGTCTCTTTCCCCCTTCGCTACGCATGTGAGTTCCTTGCGCAGGCATTTGGAGTTCAGCTATACATGGAGCTTCAACAGGCATCACAATTGGCAGAGAAGAACATTCTTAGGACACAAACCTTACTATGTGACATGCTCCTCCGGGATGCCCCATCTGGGATCATCACTCAATTTCCTAGTATCATGGATCTTGTTAAGTGTGATGGGGCTGCATTGTATTATGCTGGGAAATGTTGGCAAGTGGGTGTAACTCCAACTGAGTTGCAGATGAAAGATATTGTGGAGTGGCTGCTCAATAATCATGGAGATTCCACAGGACTGAGTACAGATAGTTTAGCTGCTGCCGGTTACCCTGGTGCTGCTCTGTTGGGTGATGAAGTTTGCGGCATGGCTACTGCAAGAATCACTTCAAGGGATTTCTTGTTCTGGTTTAGGTCTCACACTGCGAAGGAAGTAAAATGGGGAGGAGCCAAGCATCATCCAGAGGATAAAGATGATGGCAGTAAAATGCACCCTAGATCGTCATTTAAAGCTTTTCTTGAAGTAGTAAAAAGTAGAAGTATGCCTTGGGAGGTTTCAGAAATTAATGCTATTCATTCTTTGCAACTTATTCTGAGAGACTCATTCGAGGCTATGGAGGAAAGTGGTTCTACATCATTGAATAACATTCAGCAGAATGATACTGAGATCCAGTGGATAGATGAACTCAGTTCAGTGGCTTGTGAAATGGTTAGATTGATTGAAACAGCTACAGTTCCAATTTTTGGCGTTGATTCAGATGGTCTCATCAATGGATGGAATGCGAAAATTGCTGAATTGACAGGCTTAGAGGCTAGCGAAGCTACAGGGAAGTCCCTGGTCAATGAAGTTGTTCATGAGGACTCACGTGGAACTGTTGAAAATATTCTATGCAGAGCTTTGCTAG GTGAGGAGGACAGAAACATTGAGTTAAAGTTGAGAAACTTTGGGCTTCATGAGCAAAAGTCAGTTGTATATATTGTGGCCAGTGCCTGCACAAGTAGGGATTGTGCAAACAACCTTGTTGGGGTGTGCTTTGTGGGTCAGGATGTTACACGTGAGAAAGTTGTTACCGATAAATTCATCCGCTTACAAGGGGATTATAAAGCCATCTTACAAAGTCTTAATCCATTGATTCCTCCCATATTTGCTTCTGATGAGAATGCCTGCTGCTCTGAATGGAATGCAGCCATGGAAAAGCTAACTGGTTGGATGAGAGATGAAGTCATGGGTAAAATGCTTCCTGGGGAGATCTTTGGAGGATTCTGTCGGCTGAAAGGTCAAGATACACTAActaaatttatgattttattgtacCAAGGAATTACTGGTCAAGATACCGAGAAGTCACCTTTTGggttttttgataaaaatgggAAAATTGTGGAGGTATTCTTAACAACAAACAAGAGGAGTGATGCAGCTGGGAACGTAATTGGTTGTTTCTTCTTCCTGCAGATTGTTATACCTGACCTGCCGCAGGCTTTAGAAGGGAGCGGGAAAGAGGATAGAGAATACTTTTCAAAATTGAAGGAGTTGGCTTATGTACGACAAGGAATGAAAAATCCTCTGAATGGTATTCGCTTTACCCATAGACTTCTAAAAAATACAGCTGTTTCAGAACGTCAGAAGCAATTTCTCGACACTAGTGATGCATGTGAAAGACAGATCATGACAATCATCGAGGATATGGATTTCAGGAGGATACAGGAAGG CAGTGGCCTGCAGCTAAAAATGGAAGAATTTCTATTGGGAAATGTTTTGGATGCCGTTGTCAGTCAAGTCATGATCTTGCTGAAAGAAAGAAACTTGAAGCTTTTTCATGAGATTCCAGAAGAAATAAAAACACTATCTCTGTATGGGGATCAAATTCGACTTCAGCTGATCTTGTCAGATTTcttgcttaatgtggtgcaccATGCACCATATCCAGCTGGCTGGGTGGAAATCAAAGTTTCACCTGGTCCGAAGCTGATACAGGATGGCTGTGAATTTATCCGCATACAATTCAG AATGACACACCCTGGTGAAGGAATTCCTTCTGCTCTTATCCAAGATATGTTTGAAGAAGGAAACCAGTGGACAACACAGGAAGGCTTGGGGCTCAACCTGTCTCGGAAACTTCTTAGCAGGATGAATGGTCAAGTCCACTATGTTAGAGAGCATAAGAAATGCTATTTCCTCATTGACCTTGAACTTAAAACAGGGAATTAA